The DNA window GCATTCCTACCCTAGATCGACGACCCTCTTCACTTAGAAGGGGTACGGACATATCGCATCTATGGACGCGATAGTTTGTATCGTTCACCATCGCTCATAAGAAATCAGAGTTTCATCAAAAATACCAGAAGTCTCATAATATGTGTTtaagaaaatatatataaatagcAAGACCTTAATGAATGTGAGTGAAGGAGCATCCATATGGGCTCATGAAATCAAGACCATCTACAAATTGAGGCGCTCATCGCAAGCAGTGTCATCATTATACCCTTTTCGAGATGGCAGCCATGCGAACCCGCGCTAAACATTGAAGACGTTTTGGATTGCAACCAGTAATCACGGCACGAATCGTAATGCTGCCTGCAGAGGTCACACCCCCGCAGGATTCGCGGTTAGACGGTTACGGAACTTTACAGTGAATATGACGGTGGATCACGCCGCAATCGAAAAAGGCTGGAGGAGGACGAGTCTGGTGCCGACATCGATGCGTTTAATGGGTTAACCGAAGGCGATTGGGGCAGGGAGAGACGTAGAAGGGTACTTGTAGAGTGGAGAAGAAAGTTTAGTCCGCAGTTGAGGTAATTGAGAAGTACTAGAAGTGAAATATCATTCGGTGTGGCGAATATAGTGTGATTATTGCCAGTGAAAAGAGTGTCAAAGTAGCTGGAAGGGTAAGTCTTTTCCTTCCCATTTCGTTGTCGTAGTCTCATCTCCAGCCGTGCTCATCTTGCTCAAATGATGGTGCGGAAGAGTAGCAATAGTGGATCCCTACAAATGGTAGTAGTTGGTATACCGCGTTGGTCGTGCAAGGCCACGACAAATAGTTAGGGGATCAGTGCCGTTTGCACGCAGAAATTTTGCATTGATACTATGTAAAGCCAATCGCACAGCCCGCTGCCTCCTAGAGAGAGATGCTTGTCGGCGGCTCAGAGCCGACTTCGTCAGCTGATGTCGACTAAGTATTGTAGAGGAGGTGGTCGGATCATAATTGCCTATTGAAGGTATTTAAGGTGGATCTTTTCCAGCGCACATCGAAACCAGCGACGATTCTCGCCGCGCGGCTGTGGACTTTGCGGATAGCCTAAGAAAGAATGCATCACTGCGACTAGTTGACGCCGTACCAAGTTGTATTTTGACCAATGTGGTGCAAGAAGTATTCtatcttcttgttctttttgttttttttttacaaatatttgtttgttaattatttgctgcaaatcctacctcacgcctcaaagcggcgcagcggtggccctggccgtcgggcagctatggtggcgagacttcgtctcggcaggtccaaccatgccacaaaggtgtccggctagtagcccggtccttgggccaaggctacaggctagctaagtaaGGGGGTAGTAGACGATTCCGGTggcaggctgctagcttgctagtgcgagaAGCCGACCGAGGgcaacacccccgtcgcgtcatactgctaatttctactatgtgttcttcagaagctagggcgtaccccagaagcgacgcgcattgtcctcgcccgggcaatgtggcaaatatgcgagggctaccggctagaggacggagccggccaaagaagctagttcgccatcgccagcaacatccaatgcgcttggcaacacttaacgtcgggacgcttactggaagaagtcgtgaactggcagacagtctcagaaaacgccgtgttgacatatgctgtgtacaggagactcgctggaaaggctccaagtcaagggaattaggcgatggctacaagctcatctaccacggcatatcaaatcgcaatggcgttggtatcatattgaacgagtcgtttagaaatagcgtcacagcagtggatcgactatcggatcgcttgatggctgtaaaagtagatacaaaaggggaagtggaattgcgagtcgtctctgcttatgtgCCACAGATGGGCTggagtgaagaagagaaggcatgcttttgggaagatctggagcagtacgtccaatccctggaaggcgaagaagtacttctaatcggaggagacttcaacggacatgtcggttctcggaaagacgggttcgagagttgtcatggtggatacggctatggagctcgtaacgacgacgggttgcgaatcctggagtatgctgttgcaagtgacttgatcattgctaacacgcagtatcggaaaagaaaatcgcattagatcacgtacaccagcggcggtcgtgaaacacaaatagatttctggatgttacgccgacgagatcgctgacttctgcaggattcaaaagtcatccctacagaccatgtcgctgcccaacaccatctgctcgttatggacttgaaaatctcccgtccaaggaagagacatccaggaactgaaacacagcgtatcaaatggtggaatctgaaggatcgaaaggagatATTTTTTGCGTCGGTGGCTCCATCTGCACTTctccaccctactcgtagtgtggaggaaatgtggtcgtctatttctagcgttatacgcttgacggagaacactctgggaaagacgactctaggtaagcccaaagtacaaaaggctacgtggttttgtaacgaggaagttcaggcggcaattcgtgagaagaagtccaagtataagctctggtggagtacacgtcagcctgaagatcgggatgctcacctagcggcgaagagggaggctaagagggcagtctccaaggcgaagtcggaccgctgcaaggctgtgtacgacacgCTTGATACTAGAGAAGGCGaacgggcagtgtatcgtttagtcagagggcgacatcgctcaacgttggatatggaacacaccaagatcgttaagggagctgatggagccgttctgcgccgccctggtcagatcctggagaggtggtgAGAGTACTACACCCAcctgtgtaacgaagagttctgtcatcctccgaTCCCAACTGTTCCCGGCGTCGaaggtcctgttctaccaattactgccgtcgaagtcagtgttGCCCtagcaaaaatgaagtcgaacaaggcaaccagtcctgatgacatacctgctgatgtctggaagctgctaggagatcgagggtccgtgtggctcgcaactctatttaacaagatcgttgcagaaggacggactccagacgtttggcaaacttccgtgaccgtgcctggttaggaagggaaaggagacattgctgactgcacttcgtacaggcctatacgacggctgtgccatacgatgaaggtttttgagcgtgtcctggcggctcgtctgaggaaaattgtcagcgtttcactcaaccaatgcggttttgtgaaggactgcagcactatagatgctatccatgctgtccgtatccttctggagaaacgtcgagagaagaaccgcagtgtgcatcttgcttttctcgatctcgagaaagctttcgaccgtgtcccacatcagctgttatggatgtccatgaggtcgcatagagtaccagaggaatatgtgcggtgggcAAAGCTGcattatgcgaagcctaccagtgTTGtccgatgtgctgctggaacaagcaggccattccctgtataTGTAGGGGTTCACCAGGGTTCATTCCTCTCACtcctgctgttcatactgtgcatgaaTACGATAaggaaggaaatccagaagcagcatccgtggactctactttTTGCCgatgatgtcatgctcgcgtcgtaGTCTCGaggtgatcttcagaaacaagtacagtcttggaaggatcggctgcagAAATacggattgcgcctcaacacatcaaaaaccaAGGAGTgaggaccaaggatagaggatggttcaattcgtatcgatggcaccgaattaaacaaggtgaactgtttcaagtaccttggatccaaagtggcttccacaggcgacattgatcaagaaggtcgagcacatgttaatgcggcatggatgaaatggaaaatggcaacaggcgtactgtgcgacaagaaagttcctattcgactgaagtcgaagatctacagaaCGGTTGTGCGTCTTGTTGCTCTTTACgaatgcgagtgctggccgacgacgaagGCCTTGGAAAGAGTTTTGCACGCCATGGAGATGCGGTggcgagaggaagattctgttgccaaaaccgcactgaagctcgacgtttcaggagtgaggccgcgtgggaggccaaagattcgctggttagactgtgtgaagctggatatgatagatgcgcgtttatgtgcggctgatgcaatggatagaaccaaatggaagacaagaagcagaaaggcggaccctgcaacaacgcgggacaaacgctgggaagaagaagatttgtTTGTTAATTATATCTTGAGGAATAGTGAGGTGCTCGACAGAGTAGATTACAACTGCGTTTGATTTCCTCGGAGAACTTTTACGAGACCAAGACATCGAAATCGAAGACTGGTaacatttttgttcctttgcACAACTGATATACAATCCTTTCACCAGCCTTTTTATCcctggactttttttttgataaacagTAATCACcaaaattaatagtaatttttttggTAAATGGTTTGGATCATGGAGATTACCTCAGAAATCCTCCGAGGCAATAATCTGACTACGTGCACTTCACCAAAGATTATGTCCATTCAACATGACCCTAGCAGTTGCTCCATCCATGAGGCTcataaacaagaagaaatgatTCACTCGCTAGGAATTTGACGATTGAAACGTCATTTCCTTTTATCGATTATCTTCTTTGTTGTCAATGAATTCCCAAATAAgagttattatattatattttagtgACAGCCGCTTTCAAATAACTCGACTACTGTTTTGGTTAATCAGAATATTGAACTTACGAATAGCTCACTGAACAATGGAGTTTCCTAAACAAAATGCTGCCAAGTGAAATTGGCAAAGTGTACTTCGGTAAAAATGTATtgacagcataccacaaatccgacgtggtatggatttcccattGACAGcttctatacagggtcgtaaattgcagaaaaccaggtggttctgctcatctctccgtagcTGCTATAGAAAAGGGCACGGAAGCCACAGCTTTTCACTACGGCTTGCATTGCAAcgtgccacccttgtgcatgcACTTCATCAACGAGCAGTCCGTCGAGGATTGATGAGGTCTCcccaccagcctattcaagttaaactTATGAATAGACTGCTAAAGGGAACGGAACATGTACACAGAGACGAATTCTAGGGCAACTCATAGGAACTAACACAATTCAGATGACGTTT is part of the Necator americanus strain Aroian chromosome V, whole genome shotgun sequence genome and encodes:
- a CDS encoding hypothetical protein (NECATOR_CHRV.G18716.T1); the protein is MCSSEARAYPRSDAHCPRPGNVANMRGLPARGRSRPKKLVRHRQQHPMRLATLNVGTLTGRSRELADSLRKRRVDICCVQETRWKGSKSRELGDGYKLIYHGISNRNGVGIILNESFRNSVTAVDRLSDRLMAVKVDTKGEVELRVVSAYVPQMGWSEEEKACFWEDLEQYVQSLEGEEVLLIGGDFNGHVGSRKDGFESCHGGYGYGARNDDGLRILEYAVASDLIIANTQYRKRKSH
- a CDS encoding hypothetical protein (NECATOR_CHRV.G18716.T2) is translated as MRGLPARGRSRPKKLVRHRQQHPMRLATLNVGTLTGRSRELADSLRKRRVDICCVQETRWKGSKSRELGDGYKLIYHGISNRNGVGIILNESFRNSVTAVDRLSDRLMAVKVDTKGEVELRVVSAYVPQMGWSEEEKACFWEDLEQYVQSLEGEEVLLIGGDFNGHVGSRKDGFESCHGGYGYGARNDDGLRILEYAVASDLIIANTQYRKRKSH
- a CDS encoding hypothetical protein (NECATOR_CHRV.G18717.T1), which encodes MDLKISRPRKRHPGTETQRIKWWNLKDRKEIFFASVAPSALLHPTRSVEEMWSSISSVIRLTENTLGKTTLGKPKVQKATWFCNEEVQAAIREKKSKYKLWWSTRQPEDRDAHLAAKREAKRAVSKAKSDRCKAVYDTLDTREGERAVYRLVRGRHRSTLDMEHTKIVKGADGAVLRRPGQILERW
- a CDS encoding hypothetical protein (NECATOR_CHRV.G18718.T1), with the translated sequence MKSNKATSPDDIPADVWKLLGDRGPIRRLCHTMKVFERVLAARLRKIVSVSLNQCGFVKDCSTIDAIHAVRILLEKRREKNRSVHLAFLDLEKAFDRVPHQLLWMSMRSHRVPEEYVRWAKLHYAKPTSVVRCAAGTSRPFPVYVGVHQGDIDQEGRAHVNAAWMKWKMATGVLCDKKVPIRLKSKIYRTVVRLVALYECECWPTTKALERVLHAMEMRWREEDSVAKTALKLDVSGVRPRGRPKIRWLDCVKLDMIDARLCAADAMDRTKWKTRSRKADPATTRDKRWEEEDLFVNYILRNSEVLDRVDYNCV
- a CDS encoding hypothetical protein (NECATOR_CHRV.G18719.T1) is translated as MKVFERVLAARLRKIVSVSLNQCGFVKDCSTIDAIHAVRILLEKRREKNRSVHLAFLDLEKAFDRVPHQLLWMSMRSHRVPEEYVRWAKLHYAKPTSVVRCAAGTSRPFPVYVGVHQGSFLSLLLFILCMNTIRKEIQKQHPWTLLFADDVMLAS
- a CDS encoding hypothetical protein (NECATOR_CHRV.G18720.T1); protein product: MATGVLCDKKVPIRLKSKIYRTVVRLVALYECECWPTTKALERVLHAMEMRWREEDSVAKTALKLDVSGVRPRGRPKIRWLDCVKLDMIDARLCAADAMDRTKWKTRSRKADPATTRDKRWEEEDLFVNYILRNSEVLDRVDYNCV